The DNA segment atccatgctagtcaACAGAGCATGGTGACCACGTTTGCAAAGATTTATCATACCCCCACGGAAAAGTTTGGGAAAGTAGAGATTCATCATACGAGCTAATATTAGTCTTCTCTAGTCTCCTGGCACAAGCGTCGAAGGCAGGCGACCgtcctccacactgaaggacttacctTTGCCAAATACACCTGATAGCgaaggcaaaactccgcaatcacggaatcaagctctccactcaaagaaaacgcacccaaagtaaagggaaacgtgtaaaagtatgtaaaaccttccttaGGATGGGTCACTTGCTCCGATAGATCATGAGCAATGATATCCAACTTTTGGCAGCagcagtcttccttcacagcaggaatactggaaggacaaatggaagaagggtacctactaacAACCCATGTATGAGGGTTAGCAGTAAGGAATTTCTCTTAAAAGTCCTTAGTGGTACTAAGtcttcttgggatgatggaacccaccGTTGGACGAGCAGAGTCCTCGGcattgttcttgttctttgaagaaccaGCACGCTTGGAAGAAGAAGCCATTgaataagaagaaggaaaaggtttttgtttgaagagaattagagaaaggATGGAGAACAAAGATGCAAATTAGAAGCTCGAGAAATTATGAAgtgcaaaggaaaagaatgacgcgtataattaaaattttggcggctaaattcatggccatgattacctcgataatcggcaaaagttGTACTGAAtagtgggatgacgcgtgttcgaggcattaaatgcggagagacgtgcgtctaatcaaccgtcagaagccttcagagggagttatagtaatttccgccaaaagagtatttctaccaactttccggtaacacaaagttatgtcaccggaaagcagagGGACTATATGTATATGACATGTGGTCATCTAAAGGAaagacacgtggaacccaagacgggAATGGCCGAAGACCGAACTCAGCCATTCTGCTTGTCACCGGaagggataacgttcataaaggttTATTAAATGCTCTGTGCCCGATAGCATTTAATTAATaaggaatattctacagcattaaaAGTGACGGCCCGTTACagaaaatttggcatttatgttcactgttacatcttcatcaatgaccctcataattgacattaaaggagggcacgatcctaggacctccttccctagatacagctataaatagtgagctcatttatcattgtaaaggacatgaATTTTCTGGCTAAACTTACATTACATtttatacaaagcttaatacaatcttactttcccgctttttgatttcattattgttgtgcCCGAAAATCTTATTCCCGAAACTGTCATCTCTGTTGTTTCATCTATATTTTAAGGCTAAATATtgtacatttcttcaattattgtattatttcaggATGAAATTAGTTCAATTATTtagaaaccacatataaattcaattatttacTCGTTCACATGTTGGTATaggttaaaaatatatataatcgTGAGTCAACAGAAGTAAAATGAAGTACTAATCTTTGGCGAGTAAGACAGAGTACATGAAGTAGAAAATAAGTAGGAAAAGAGAACCCATAGCAGGTACACCAACTTGCTAATGGAATCTCTCAAGATAAACAAAACAAGGATGAACAATAATAGAAAACATAACAAACAAGCGCGCCCACACACACAAAAATTATGAATTTGGTTTGTGGTAAGCGTACATAGTGTAAAATGTTTGGAGGAATGTGAGGGCGAAAATTAATGTAAAGTATTGTGAAATTGTATTGACCCATGGCGGACGATCAAAATAGTTGACTTGGAATTTTGCAAGTCGGAGTTTGGGACAAGTGATCTCCTCTTCACCAGCAACTTCCTTAAGAATTCTTGGTACTTTTTCTGTATGTTTCCAACTTCCTTGTATAATTCCATCCAAATGAAGGACTCTGGCATCTTCAGATGTTTGAATCAACTCGTGCATGAATCTCAAATACGACGTCAACTCGCGTTGATTCTCATCAAATTTTTGAGCAGCCTCATAATTTCTCAGAGATTGAAATAGTAGTTTAGTATGCGCATCAACTAAGAATGGAGGCAAGGATAAACAAGGATCGAATGGATAAAACCATCTTTTGAACCTTATCACTTTGATTCCTCTTCGCTCTACGACCTCGAATTTTATGCCTGCTTGGTTCAACTCTGAAGCACTTTTAAACTCTCTTTTCTGTTCAGTTGTACACCCACAGGTCTGATTATTACTCGTGTTGGTCAACACGAGTAATGAATCAGTTCCGCTGTTGCCGGCTTCCAAATCAAGTTCATCATCTGAATCATCTTCGCTTTCGTCTTTAATGTTGTTTTCTGGTCCAAGAAGTCGCAGGTGGAGTCCGTGGAGAATATCACAAGGTTGATACTGCAATTCCCACGCCCAAATAGGGATTCTCATCCCAGTTTTCAACCCCAGCAACAATACAAACTCGTAAAAGACCATCTTAGCTAGATCGGACTCGGGTTTCTCGTAGCTGCCATTTGCTATGATCTTCTGGAAATAGTCTTGATTTATGATTTGTTTGAGAACCAGCAGGGGGATTTGGTTGCCAACATGAAACATAGATGCAATGCATTTACGTTTCTTGACTCTGTTGTGTGAAATTTCTCTGAAGAATTCATGATCCGGAAGATGGTTGTGGATACCAAGGAAAAACAAGGACAGTTGTATGAAAAAACAACTATCTTGTATCATTATCATCCTGAACTCATGTCCTGTCATTTCGGCAAAACTTCTGTCGGTGGAGTCATAACTATTTCTTGCTTCTTTTTCGATTGATCTGATTGAAGATATGTATAAAGCCttgtttttttcttcatttccaGAAGGGGTTCGCAAAATATGCTGCCAAAGTTTTTCCTTCGCGGCTCGAAAATCGTCCATTTCTGGACTATATAATGGGCCAAATCTGATGAAAGGAGCCGGCTCCGCCGTATGCTTGCATATCCGGCGGCGTAAAAGCTTCTTTGTGCCACCAAACTGAGTTGGCTTGTTCTGCTGCTGCACATTCAACGGCATCTATCTTTCATGAAATTTTAACTATAATGTTTTTGGTAGTACCGTTGTTCTTATGGTATTATCATCAAAGGGACAAGCTGCAATTTGTTAATCCTGTGAAAACACATTTTGGCTATGGAGAGGCAAATTCTATAAAGTTTGACCCAACCTTTTAAAATGTATTTTTTTATCATATTGTATGAGAAAAATTGccatttataatattttttttatagtttttgaaTATTCAAAGTTTAATATTAAAATATTGAAGTCAACTAATCTAAAATTTAACTTGACAAATTGAATGTGTCATCTAATTTAGAATAGACGGAATTTTTAATTCTCTTAGAATTTCCATTTGGCTCTCCCTTTTACCAACCGACAATGCTGGGAAAGTTTTAAGAAACTGGACTTTCTTCCCTACTTCTCCCTAGaagactaaaaaataaaaaaaataaaaaaaaatcttgggAAGTCAGAATGCAACACATTTTAAATTTACAAAAACAATCTTTTAAAGAATACATAAGGGGAATAAGAGAGGGAAATGGACAGAGAATCACAAGTAGGGAACAACAAGATTGAAATTCAAGTAGCTAATGCAATGCGTCGTTTGATGAATGTAAAATTGTTACATGAGAAAGTAACTTTTAGTTTTGCCGTGATTTTACTAAGCTGAGGAACCAAATTCAAGCCTGGTGAAAATATTCTCATTGTGTGTTGTGGTTGATCTAATATTTactgaaaataaatacaaataaatttTGGAATTTAGGGAGGTCATGATTAACCAACTTGAGATAACTGATTTGGgaataaatttgatttttttttctgaaaTCAAATCCACAAAATATTCTTCGCCGAACTCAAATTTGAGGCAAGAAGTCTTGAATTGAATTTAGAGTAATTAAGAGATTGCAATATCTCggataaatgatgaaaatttatttaaaaattgtAATTTTGGCCCTCAAGAAATTAGGCTAGAGTTTGGACATAGATTTAAtgaaaacttgaaaaaaaaatatttgaagttgtgttgaaaaataatttttgaaagttgaagttgtgtttggacatgcattttatttgaagtaacttgaagttttgtgagtggaagaaaaaatttcacccaaaaactaCCCTAAACCAATTTTTGGGAACTTGAAAATTTTTGAACTTTTTTCCCAAAACATAATCGTATTTtataaacaaacaatgttttcaaatttttatttttttaaaaaaaaaaagccaatGCCCAAACGGGAGCTAAATCTTTGAAAAGTTTTCATAACTACAAGTCTTAAATAAGTTGTATTCCGTGTAAATTCCTCTAAATGTTTTAGTCCCCGGTAAGTTATTTGTCCAATACTTCTCCCGCATGGCTATCGCATATTCGCTTAATGAAGTAGTGAATATGAGAGAACAAttagacaaaacaaaaaaacgtattgtatacggttaaaatcggttTCGAATTTCGTATGATTAGTCAAGATGAGAACATAATAGACCGAAGGGCATCTTCATAATATTGAGTATGAGATCTGAAGCCAGGTTACCGAGCTCAAATTTCTGGGACCgatcaaataccgagctcgaatccaaatcgaactatgatgcgaaGCGGTGTTATCGAGCTTGAGAGCCAGAGATCGATCAATACCGAGCCCAAGTCAATACTGGGCCCCGAATCAATATCAAGCCCAAGTCAATACCGGGCCCCGAGTCAATATCGGGCTCTAAATCTGGAAACCAACCAAAACCAAGTCcaatcaagatcgagccaagggacaagagtcgttacagccgcactaagggagagaatctcggcgggaattaaggaaaagctaatctatcataggttctccactatgtatttttaattatatccaaagtaggatccctctactataagagGGATGGCTATTATTTCTGTAAGAGGATCCAACATTAAGGCATACATACACTCTCATATTCAGATATTACCATTCACAAAATATAGTAGAGATAAACCTCTTGTGAGCTttatacattgattcatcttgcttgttcataaaattattttctattCAATATTGGTTCGTATTTCATTCTTtatagtcaatattcgatatatttctacttacttttcTGATTTGTGCTAAGTTATACCACGTACCCTTAGAgttacgtataaattcaactctatcagtttttcgggtaaacagtttggcgcccaccgtggggctaaggataacaatgGTTGTTTGGTACGAATCTCTACAAAACACATCACTTTACGCTTGCTCtaggaagtgtctttgatttcaggttagaAATAATGAtctctcaattaatggccctacctatcgacaacgaagcaggccttcaagatgagaacaacaacttaacCCCCGGGGATGGAAGGCCACTTGTCGATCCCGTTGGAGCTCGGGTCGAAAAGCCAATAGAcattaattcacatgtggccatcgaggcgaaccaacgttctgaccctgaaaatagcattcaaaGTGGAACTCGGTTTGCAGCTCGGAATACCCAAAACGCTGAGGAAAATggaatcagcttgcgtatgatttttgaaatattgcaagCTCAATAAGTAGCGATAGCCCAGTTGTAGTGCCAAACACATGCACCAACCAGATTCGAGGCcagtccaccccaagaagtcacgCACAAAATAGGgccagctatagtaaggtcaaatgagcaagaatcgggaaCTAATCCTTAAACTattaagatgttcgaagaactgacaaaacgaatagagtcaggagaaagaaggatcgaggcaaatgacaaaaaagtggaaacgtataactccaggattgatcagatcccgggggcaccatcGATATTGAAGGGCTTATATTCTAAAAAAatcgtacaaaagccttttccccccgagcgcggctcctaaaccgatcccaaaaAGGTTttgcatgcccgaaattcctaaatataatggaatgaccgaccccaacgaacatgtcacctcttacacatatgccattaaagggaacgatctagaggacgatgagatcgaatttGTATTATTGAAAAACTTTGGttaaaccctgtcaaagggagcaatgatatggtatcataatttaccgtctaactctatcgattcttttgctatgcttgcagattctttcgtaaaagcacatgctggggccatgaaggtcgagaccaggaagtcggacatGTTCAAGGTAAGTCAAAAAGATAATGAGATGctaagagaattcgtatctcgtttccaaatggaacgaatggatctaccaccgtgtcacagacgattgggctgttcaagctttcactcaagatCTAAACGAACGAAGCTCTATGGCTTCGCGGCGgctgaagcataacctgatcgagtacccagatATTACTTGGGTCGATGTGCACAATCagtatcaatccaaaataagagtcgaagacgaccagttaGGTTCTAGGACTGTTGTTAAAAGGGACATCAATCGAGAACCAAGGCCGATCAGGGACCGATATCGACCATATAGTGGAGACCATAGGGGGAACGAACCAAGACATAACCCCGTACAAGGCAATAAAAGAAGTGATCAAGgccaagggtctcgggggctgatgaatagaaatgggttcgacaggcataccggacctaaggaagcaccacagttatcggagtataacttcagcatcgatgcatctactatcgtgtcggctatcagacacttcaaagatactaaatggcctcgacctctgcagacTGATCCTgtccagaggaatcccaatcaaatgtgcgaatatcatggcactcgTGGCCACAGAatagaagattgcaggcaactgagagaagaggtagcccggatattcaataaagggcaccttcgagaattttcaAGTGACaaggccaaaaaccatttcaaaaacagggatttcaATAGGCAAAACGAA comes from the Nicotiana tabacum cultivar K326 chromosome 14, ASM71507v2, whole genome shotgun sequence genome and includes:
- the LOC107816567 gene encoding uncharacterized protein LOC107816567, which translates into the protein MPLNVQQQNKPTQFGGTKKLLRRRICKHTAEPAPFIRFGPLYSPEMDDFRAAKEKLWQHILRTPSGNEEKNKALYISSIRSIEKEARNSYDSTDRSFAEMTGHEFRMIMIQDSCFFIQLSLFFLGIHNHLPDHEFFREISHNRVKKRKCIASMFHVGNQIPLLVLKQIINQDYFQKIIANGSYEKPESDLAKMVFYEFVLLLGLKTGMRIPIWAWELQYQPCDILHGLHLRLLGPENNIKDESEDDSDDELDLEAGNSGTDSLLVLTNTSNNQTCGCTTEQKREFKSASELNQAGIKFEVVERRGIKVIRFKRWFYPFDPCLSLPPFLVDAHTKLLFQSLRNYEAAQKFDENQRELTSYLRFMHELIQTSEDARVLHLDGIIQGSWKHTEKVPRILKEVAGEEEITCPKLRLAKFQVNYFDRPPWVNTISQYFTLIFALTFLQTFYTMYAYHKPNS